The Neodiprion lecontei isolate iyNeoLeco1 chromosome 2, iyNeoLeco1.1, whole genome shotgun sequence genome segment TCGGTCACGCATATTcatattcttcaaatttcaccaTAGCACCGCAATCTTAGCCACTTTCCTTTACGTTACGTGTTGCGTGATAAACGCCAGCGCAACATTTTCAACACAGATACCTTTTGGTTTCTTTGGTCATTGAGTTTTATAGTGTATATACTTTGGTCTAAATTACAGCGTTAATATAAGCGGTGTAAAAgtcttttctcaaaatttatcaCTTTCGAATCCTCAGTAGAACGTTGAACGCACTTCAAGTCACgcaaatttttaacattttattATCGACACATCTAATCGACATAGAATTTCCAACCCATACCAATTCTTTCTAATGTATAAATATCACATCTAATGATCGATATAATTTCgtagcgtattcgaaaaagcgACGCCGATGTAAATATCtgataatgataaaattttcaacgcgaaattttcgccattttcacAAATAAAGAATCTCCGAAGCGCTTTTTACACGCCTAAATCCGCGATACTATCCATGGCAGTTCCGTACGAACAATGGCTAATGAAACTTGAAACATGTTTATTCTACAGAGTGGCTTTTTGTTGACATCGTCCCACTGAGCGCCAGAATTTTTCTCTCCAACAGCCCCGAAAGCGGGCATTTATCGAGAGTCGACCGCAGCTACACGTAGTCACGATAGTCAACGCGACTGATGTTAATTTCACTAGTAGCACATATTGCAGTCCTTATTGATGTAAGTCTGACGAATTTGCTATTATTGTACTGTTCACTGGCGCTGCGAAGGAATTCACGATGTCCACAAGGCTCACATAGGTTCCAACCACGAGCCCCACAATTCCGAATAATATTAGGAAGATGTTCTTGATCAAGGACGACATGCCGGGTCCCATGTCGGGCCACATAACGCATATCTCGATTATGGCAGGAAAGGCGAGTCCTAGTGCCGAAAGACACAAGGCTCCAAACAGCGAGATGAAGAGACCCAGACGCGGCACAGCGATCGCCAGTATAACTGAAAAGCGGTTAAGATTTTGTATCAAGAAATGCAGGAATCGTTTTTCCCGCTTGCTTCGAAGTCGAATGATTTCATGTCCAAGTGACATTGTAACAAGAAGTTTTAGACCGGACATGAGTCAGCCCTTGAACTTCCTGTTTTCACGCTGCAGGTTCCAAGTtcatggagaaaaaaaagaattatgtCCAATTCACATTTCGAACTACAAAATTAGATTTGTGATTAACGATTTTGAAGCCTAATAAATTCAtcgttacaaattttggatGTCTGACCTTGCATTCGTTATCGGTAATCCAAAAAACCTTCGGCTAGCAATTTCTGCCAAAATCGGGATATTTTCAGATTTGCGTTCAACTATTCAACAAACCGACAAGTGCGAATGTTCATCAAAATCCAAAtgtttttagtattttttccAGCTTATCGAATACACCAAATTTTAATTTAGCAAGTCTGGCCttagattcgtgattagcgacccaaaaaacctcacggtaccaattttcattcaaatccattcATCGTCTCAACtatcatcgttattatttgattttttggaactttttcatttaaataattgaaaacgtACCGAACCGATCAGTGCCAAAATGTAATCAGTTCTAAGTTTGGAGAAGCCACGTCGATTGAGatcaaaatcattgaaatccggtAACTCGTTTTCGAGCTATCGTCGAAGAAACAGGAAGTTAAAAATGTTCACCTGACTCCCTAAAGCGTCAACTTACAGGTGGCAATGGTGACGATTGTCCTCAGGACGTACTCCCAGAAAAGTTTGTTCTTAGGAATACGACGATCCAGGTAGGTGTTCCAGATGATCTCAACGGGCACGTAGCCTTGGAGGGCGTAAGTTATGAATATCGCGATGGCGAACATTATTTTTATGGCCTGTGCCATCCTGTGGGCGGAAACagataaagagaaataaaCATTGGGTCGATTATGGTGATTCAAGTGCGAATAGTGCGTAGCATTTGGAACATCGACATACACGTCCCCTTTAGGAAGATTCAAAGTAATGCTCCCTTCGGCTGCCGCCCCGTATTTGATATAACCGAAAACTCCGACCAGAATGTACAAGATCACGATGACGGTCATcccgatgttcagtacgccaAAGTAACCACCAAAGTTCTGGGGAGTCTTCATGTTGTTTTCCAAAGCTATGATCTATCGGTGACAGAAGAAGTGGTACAAGGTTTCTTTTCATGTAGATGAACTATTTCGAGGTGGACAATTGATTTTCAGTTAGGGTCATGAGGTTATAAAATAACTCACCACTCCGACAGCTTCCAAGGCAAATAACGTGGTACCAAAGTACAGGGAAAAGTTTCTCAACGAGCCGTACAATTCCCTTTCGCTAACGGACGGAAGATCGTCAAAAACGTAATACAGGATCATTGATAGACCAACGAAAGTGATGACATTCGCCAGGGAGGAGAATGGCGCAAGCACTTTCAAGTTCCTAATGTAGTTTATCAATGTCAGTGGTACGAGCAAAATCAGCATGTGCAATTTCGCATCTATTGGAGGCCAATACTGATCGGTTACCTGGCAACGGATCGTCGAAAAATGATTAGCTTTCGCATACTGCGTTAAACGGAGGCTTGAAGACAagttaaaaagtaaaatttctctctcaaGGCTTCCGGAAACTACCTGCTTTATATTCTCCGCGACAAAGACGATGTAGACGCAGCAAATTCCCAGTTGATATGCTATTAGAAACCCATCGACGAGACCTCTGAAAGACGTTGTTACCTAACTTTATACGTCtataaaaaatctgaataacGTTCAAAAATAACTTTGGAATATTAACATTTTTCTACATCCGCAAGTTGATTCGCATTTGAAcgctaaaaataaaaaagctgTGAACATTTTCTGCCACGTATAGAGAATTACAGATACTCACGGCGCGGAGGGTGCGAACATTTTACACCATCGTGGCCCTTGTTCCAAAGCGTACTTCATGCTCATCGGATAACTCAAAATGGGGACCTTCATTCTTTTGCACAATTTGTACTGCGCTTTTACGAGAACGTGCAAGCAGTAGGTGCATAAAATACCGATGAGAATCGTTGCTATGACGCCGGTGACCAGACCACTGTTGTAAAAGGCATTCGGCATTGCCAGAATCCCAGTCCCCAGGCTGCCCTTCAGCAGATGGATCAACGTCTCGGAGTTCCTGAAACCAGATCAAGTTCAAGTTCTTTCACGTAGGTCTACTAACCGTGCGGTACAACCCATTCGACCCAATTCTTCTCTCCGAAAGTGCTTTTAACTCGATGACGATATACTCACGAGGTGGGATTCGGCCTGTTCCGATGTTTGTGCGGATCATACGACTCATCCGAATCCGATACTGGCGATCCTCCGTCTCCACTTTTCAGGAAATTCCCATCTGGCGTTTGTTTTTCCCCGCTGCAATGATTACAGACCATTATTACCTCGTCTAACGTGCGCTGGTCGAACGGATTCTAGTCCGATGTTTTCCTTGTGGTATTAAATTAATGGGACGAGAACGCACTCGTTGTCATATAAGAGCCGTCAGTGTATCCCATTACAAATCACTGCTAAGATATTATAATCCGCGCGCACATCCCAACGATCGACGTGTTCGACACACTTTGACCGAGTGGCAAGGTGAAACGATAGTCTGTctattttgaaattcgcgtAGCTTTAACCGTCTCTGAAATCAGAACTCACTTGAAGGAGCTCTGCCCAGTCATCAACTGCATGTTGATAGTTTCCCCATTCTTTTCCTCCATGGTGACGTTTCTGGAACAGAAACGAGGTCGTCGACCAATGATCGATGTGCACAAGTCTTACGATAAatagagtgaaaaatttgtcatGTCGGAAGGTATTTGATTTGTTGTGGTGTGTGGTTTTCTCGATGTTTTACTTCCGAAAGTGCCAAAGCTTTTTTTGGATCCGAATAGATCTTCTTCAGGAACGCGAGTTGACGATGCGATGCATCCGGAGCATTGCGGAGGATGCATCTGCATCTTCGCTCACGTCACGCTTATTAATCATGTCACCGATTGCATCGATTGCGAGTAACCCAGAAGCGCGAGCAATGACGTCGAGTCCATTCATGCTTTGCTCGGTGCGTTCTGTGTAtttgcaaaaacaaatattcatcCCGATCAAGTATCAATTGCCAATCAGAAGAATTAGGATTCGCTGGTTATTGGAGTGGATTTAAATTACCTAATCAAAATCCGCAATGCATATATTAAAGCCTTGGCGCATTCTGCATATTAACTGATTGGCTTAATCGGTACATTGGGGTCAAATGCAGTCAACTGTATCTGTACGACACAAATAATGTATTCCTTGCTTATGTTTCGTAcgtgaaaaaactgttttctgCTACCCTCAAGACGCTCGATGCTACCATTTACCGAGTTGATCAAAGACGGAGTAAATCCTTGCGACCACGTTCGCCAACCCTTATTTTCGTCTACTATAAGAATAAATTTAATGGCTGAGTCGTATTCGATTTTCACTTAACACACCGTCAAAGTTTATGACACTGAGTTTTGCTTCGTTCCACTTGGGAAACAAAATTAAACCTCGGGTTGTGCTAGGTAATTACTCAATAAATACTCAACCCAGATAACTCGAAGACAAGTAACAACTCTCGCGAGCCAATATTCACGAGCGTGGGTGCGAGTTACATAAAAGGATAACGTGTGTACGAATTACGATTATAATACCTCGGTCGTTAGAAACGATGTTTCGACACGgtaatttcgtttcaatttagACCCATATGCAGCTTTGCCCAGTCGCGATTTTTGGCTTTAATAACGCGTCAATAACGCCAATCGCATGTTAAAGTCACAAGgcatcaaaataaaaaaaaaaaaaaaaaaaaacactttaaaaataattacagctGAATTGGTTTTGGTTTACCTAAATAATTTCGGAGGAATGTGGAATGGATTTGAACGACATGAACTTTCGCGTCTGTCCGATTTAGAAAATCCTaactttattattatgtaaaaGTTCTGCAGGGgacgagaagaagaaacaacGGGCATCTCAATTCCTCTTGTAGGTCAGTGCACGAGGCGATAAATCAGGAATTTCGGCATTCACTCGTATATTTAGATCCAGTGTCCGAAATCGTTACGACCGCAATACCAATAGCTTGCTCAAACTTGTAAAAACCAAAGATTGCACAGGTCTGCAACCAAAAAACTGCACGAGTTTTACTCACTGAAACcgggaaaaattattcaaataattccaTCGCGttagattttttattgaaCTCGTGTTTGTAATTTCATTTAGAGTGAAACTCCCTTTTAACTCGAGATCTGGTATCCTATTAttgattctaaaaatcctatgcaaaagtgatttcGCACTTTCATTTAATATGTAGGTATTAGATCCAGACAcaagaataaatataaacagggaaacagaaaatggaaagcggaaGCGCGTTCGGAGAAGTATAAAACAGAAGCAGAAATGGAATATTAAGTACATTTCACcaagaaattgtttgtttcatttcataagaaatattgtttaattcattgtaatgaaatggtgtttgttttttttttctcttttcattattcttatactttttttttatgcaaacacattgtattttgcaaaaatacttTACGTGATGGAGGGTAATGGAAGTGATTTTTGGATTCGGCACACTCGAAAAcgtaatatttaccaaaaacatgCCAtgcagctgaaaaaaaaaaaaaaaaaaaaatttctttgcaGACCTGTGTTATGAAACATCTCGTACCGATTGGTattcaaatttccaaaaataattCCCACAGTTAAAAACCAAGCATAATAGTCTCGGTTTTGACGTGCACAATTTTAAACCGAAATTTAAATTGACCGAATAAAAtgtctaaaaatttttgcatttactattattcatttatttctcgCGCAAATATATTCGCACTTTCCAAGCTTTAATTGTACGTTTCCCGTTGGTCCAAGAGCGGTAACTCATGATGCAGTTCCTTCGCAGAGTGCAAAATCAGTGCCGATCTAAATATAACTCGACGGCGGTTACAATTGTATCGTTGGGCTCTAGCTGCATACCCTCCGCATCTCCAGCTGCGACCAGGAAgttcaaattacaatttcgaTTACGGCATTAACCGACGGCAGGGAAAACTTGCCGGGCCGATACTTGATCGAAAGCCGGAAATCGCGTCTGAAATTTCCGGATATACGTGCacgaaaatattatatataaatttcaaacgtatTTGACTAACATTTTTCGACCGAATTCATTgacgttaaaaaaatgatCGCCGTTTCtattacgtatacatatacaattatatatgATTTTTAGATTCTCTTCCATAGCTTCGTTCTTCGTCGTTATTTCAGGTTTTTCCCGTCTCGTcgacgatgagaaaaaaaaaaaaaaaaaagaaaaaaagttcagtACCAACGAtgggaaaaacaatttgttCACGTTCAAATTTGGCTAACGATATTTACACACTTCTAAACgagtaaatattatacaagaCGACGACGGGCTTTTGGTTttctgtttcgttttttctttcatcttgaCATTTAATTAACTCGATCGACTCGAGTCACACATTTTCGCGCGCGATGCGAAATTAAGGACTTACCTGGTCACCGTTCGTCAGTGTTGTACCTATCGAAATATCCTCGGCGTCCCTGAATCGCGTTTAACCCAAACACCTCGGTGAAAAACCAAGGTGCtttgtcaaaacttttcacgtATGCCAAGTTGCGAATATAATGCTACCGCGATGAGCGATTTCTCTCGACTGTCTGCAGCCACAGGGCGCAACGCAATCACGACATTTTATTATCTCATCTCTGAGCACTGCAGCAGCCTCGACCAACTgttctattatatttataatcacGTGGTCCAGTGACGCTTCCAAGTAAATTTTTCCGAGGAATTCTCCTCGTCGTCGCTGTCGATTCCTTTCAGAAATCTTCTCACCGATATACGAAGCTTGCTCCGAATTTAACCCTAGAACGGTTCCGGATGGGGGCGAAAAAATACTCAATTGGAATTTAAGTTACCCGCagcgttttctttttttttttcttcttttgacTCGACAcgcattaatttttttcaccacttttTTTCGAACTTGTGGAAAAAGATTTTTGTCCCACGTGATTCCTCGTTTAAAAACTAAGAAAACGAGACGATGTAGGACCCttaagttaaaaataaaaaagaaagtaaaatatgTCACCGTTTTAGGGTCGATAAAGCTGATTGATCACCGGCTCGTTGTAATTCTTTAATCGATTCTACGTTCGCAAGAAATTTGCAACGAATCAACGAGCCGATTTCAACGAGCGTTTTTTCAGTTAACGGAAGTAGTGCCGATTCCTACAAGTCACGTCCCTCGTACCAAATAATAAGCAAGGGAGGTTTTTTAACAAACAGATAATCGTTGGCTTGCTGTCTCAGGTCTTGAATTCAATCCGTCAACTTTCGTCGATCTATCCAGGCAcgagaaaataaacgaaacaaTTGTAGAAGTAATTGAGGAGGAATGCCAGGAGTACGCTATATTCGTAAACATATAGAGAGTCGGAAAGTATAGTTCGATTATTGCACCATAGGTtataactgacaatgagtctgACATAACTGCGTCAGTACGAGTTAATGCAATTGCAGAATGCAGGAGTGGTCGTGTATCGTAGCCGATAATGCTGCCAATTCGTTTCGCAAATTATTGAGCAAGCTTTAGTGGAGCTAGagattttcattcgttaatGGCATACGTAAGCTGACAACGACGATTACTACGCCAAGATATTCTCATTAAGCAAATTATCGTATACTGTATACGTACGCAGATCGTACGGAGTTAAAATTGAAGGCTGCGTGTCTGTTGAACTCGCGAAAAAATAACGCGGGAAAAGCAACTGTAACGCAAATATCCAGGTAAGAAATAATACTCAAACACAAATATCCCGGTACGAAACATTTCGTATCTGCAATGTTGTGTGTGTTATGATTTTCGGAAATTCGTGCTAAAGTTATTTTATCGCGAATTCGATAAAACTGTCAACGAATCGAaactgtaaatattttccacaaaTCGTAATGTATGGGGTGTAAATTGAGCtatggaagtaaaaaaaaaaagactgaCCTAAAATTGAATCAACGGTTAAATCCGCGGCCGGTGCAGGAGCATCGATCGGCCCCAATGACGTCATCTGCAAAAGTGCATGACCCGAAACTACGGAGTTCATACGCTGCGGGATTGCACGCGATTTTACACTTGCCTTGgtccgtttgaaaaaattaggataTTTTTAAGTtggaacagaaaaaaagaaaaaaaacaccgtaactaattatatatttgtagATGTATTGAAATGAATGAAACGTAATCtgtgttttaattttctttttattttttgtcatttttctttcttttttttttccgctgtcataattaatattattttcattgttattacTATACGAGAAGTATTCTTATAACAAAGCCATCCGTCGCTCTTATTTACATTTTCGCTTGTGGTAAAATCAAGTATATGTGTACGTGTGTATGTAGTGTACttttaaaataacaaaatcgattgaaaattaattttacctATTGCAATTTATGTAATATGGTTCTATGTGTGTATTTGTGTGAGTTATTAAACGAGGAAAAATTAGTCgtgcaaaatttgaacaaattttgaaacataGCTCGAACTCTGTATCCGTATTATAAATGATTAAAGTAATTTGTATGATTACGGTAGATAAACATTCTATTTCttacaaatttgaattatttttttgttctcgaTATCGTTtcgtctctttttttcttcaacacaTATTTTCCGGAGTTATCGTTACGAACTATTTACATTAATTTACTTAATAATTCAATCACGCAATCATAGATCATTCGACACCTTTCTCACGATGGCGACTTGTTGacttgtttttaatttatttttttttttttttcgtgtgcgtgtgtttttttttttcgttttttgcaACTATTTACAGACTGCCATTCTCTactttgtatataataaaaataataacaatctaAAGTCTTATCGGATGTTGTTTTCCCCGATTGAATATCAAAGGAAAGTTTTCCTACACCCTATCTtaattaattatgaatacATACTATAATGTGGATATAACATCTGTATCtgtatcatgtatatgtatatatgtatacatccTGCAATATCTAGGCATCTAttctaaatttattcatcgtGTGTTTATAAATCGTAGATTCTGTAAGTGTAACcggttataaaaattttttatttctccagTTGAGAATTTTTGctgtacaatattatatatacatagataccGATGCAGTAAATTTCTTTACaaacaatatattttaataataataataataataataataataataataataataataataataataataataataattttcgaaaaaaataacaataacaaacacATCGGTCAACCGACGTGAGTTTATatcttatttattataatacgaGCGTACATAAACTACTTGCACCGGGAATTATTTGCGCTAAGACAATCAATGCGTAAAAacagtttcttcttcttatttttttttttttaatgtttttgttttctagaCAAGTCTTTGCGGCTTGGTAAGGGACTaggttcatttttggagcttCAAACGTCGCgtcattattataaaaataatttttaaccaatttcaatttctttctcagACTGTCAAATTTTCCGAATGCACAATATCGATATTAATATTCGTCGaaatgtttcgaaaattttcattgtttttcattcactCGCCACgtgcgagagagagggaaaaaaaaaaaaaaaaaatcaacacaTTCTTTGTAAAATATCCACCGCGGAATTCCGTGCtggtgaaaattcaaatcgaaactgtacacatatatatatatgtatggttCTAAGTAtaggtgtatgtatatatacatatatttatttgttagaTGAaacacgtgtgtatatatatttattactaaAATGACTGTAACGCACCATCGCATAACTATTCGACCCGCGAATTCGACACAGACAATATTTTCGCcctttaattatttatttatcgatttATTATCATATAGCGAAATATTCGTTCTTTGACGTTTCTTCACCCTCTCTATTTTTAGGAAAACTCTCGTTAATTTTATCGAACAAACCCGCGTAGCTGTTAACAAAATCTCTACAAGCGTATAGTAAATTCAAGCTTAATTAAGCGGGGTACGGTTGAagtgaagaacaaaaaaaaaataagaaataaaaaataaaaattaataaaaaaaaaaaagaaaacaaacgaGCGAAGAAAAGGAGActaaaatgtaaatttaaataaagaaaagctTCACTCACCCCGGGAAACTTGAGCTGTGTATTAAATTAGCGAAATGTCACCCCCGCATAACGCGAAATCAATTTGTTAGACAGGTGATACGGGATTTTCGGTGCACCGCGTGTCGCACTGTCACCAGAATACCTAGAATAGCGTCTAACTCCGTTTTACCCCGATCCATATGCCCGCCTCAACGATTCTATTGACACCTGACGGTGAGCTTGCGAAACCGTCAAGAATTTCATGCCGAAATACCGCCGATAGCGTAGACGCAAATTTTACGCATatttccaggaaaaaaaaaaaaaatcgaaccgTTATACTTTTCGCCTCGGTGTATCAAAATTGcttcaattttgtttcaaatattctcGCTGTAATTTTgacaagaacaaaaaaaaaaaaaataaaataaacgaattaCGTActgcgattaattttgaagCTATGCATATTTTCATGAGTAATGATAATGCTATTGGATATTATCAGGtatttgtatgttttttttttctccgttggCCGTCTAtcaatttactttactttCACCACTTGGGatgagaatggaaaaaaaaaaaaaatttctaaacagGAACTAATCGTCTAATTCGTTTTAGTGTTAATGTTTAGTTTTAATGTTTTCTGATGcgtcatttctttttttttttttcttgtaggATTCGTAACTCTGTTAATATTGTATCGGAAATAA includes the following:
- the LOC107216641 gene encoding proton-coupled amino acid transporter-like protein CG1139 isoform X1, with the translated sequence MEEKNGETINMQLMTGQSSFNGEKQTPDGNFLKSGDGGSPVSDSDESYDPHKHRNRPNPTSNSETLIHLLKGSLGTGILAMPNAFYNSGLVTGVIATILIGILCTYCLHVLVKAQYKLCKRMKVPILSYPMSMKYALEQGPRWCKMFAPSAPGLVDGFLIAYQLGICCVYIVFVAENIKQVTDQYWPPIDAKLHMLILLVPLTLINYIRNLKVLAPFSSLANVITFVGLSMILYYVFDDLPSVSERELYGSLRNFSLYFGTTLFALEAVGVIIALENNMKTPQNFGGYFGVLNIGMTVIVILYILVGVFGYIKYGAAAEGSITLNLPKGDVMAQAIKIMFAIAIFITYALQGYVPVEIIWNTYLDRRIPKNKLFWEYVLRTIVTIATFILAIAVPRLGLFISLFGALCLSALGLAFPAIIEICVMWPDMGPGMSSLIKNIFLILFGIVGLVVGTYVSLVDIVNSFAAPVNSTIIANSSDLHQ
- the LOC107216641 gene encoding proton-coupled amino acid transporter-like protein CG1139 isoform X2 yields the protein MPNAFYNSGLVTGVIATILIGILCTYCLHVLVKAQYKLCKRMKVPILSYPMSMKYALEQGPRWCKMFAPSAPGLVDGFLIAYQLGICCVYIVFVAENIKQVTDQYWPPIDAKLHMLILLVPLTLINYIRNLKVLAPFSSLANVITFVGLSMILYYVFDDLPSVSERELYGSLRNFSLYFGTTLFALEAVGVIIALENNMKTPQNFGGYFGVLNIGMTVIVILYILVGVFGYIKYGAAAEGSITLNLPKGDVMAQAIKIMFAIAIFITYALQGYVPVEIIWNTYLDRRIPKNKLFWEYVLRTIVTIATFILAIAVPRLGLFISLFGALCLSALGLAFPAIIEICVMWPDMGPGMSSLIKNIFLILFGIVGLVVGTYVSLVDIVNSFAAPVNSTIIANSSDLHQ